Proteins co-encoded in one Salmo salar unplaced genomic scaffold, Ssal_v3.1, whole genome shotgun sequence genomic window:
- the LOC123731779 gene encoding tripartite motif-containing protein 16: MAQQGVLLDQDQFCCSVCLDLLKEPVTIPCGHSYCRSCIEDCWDKDVLKGVYSCPQCRETFTPRPNLRKNNMLAEMVEKLRKTGLQAAPPPALCCAGPGDVACDVCTGTRKRKALMSCLPCLASYCETHLLSHYESPALKKHKLVKATAQLQEKICSHHDKLLEVYCRTDQQCICYQCVMDEHKGHDTVSAAAERTEKQRQLEMSQQKVQQRFQEREKELKELQQAVKSLKRSALAAVEDSDQIFTELIRSIERRRSEVKELILAQEKAQVSQAEGLLEQLKQEIAELRKRSTELEQLSHTEDHIHFLQSYQSLSSISVSSDLPSIVVRPLQYFGDVSKTVSELKEKLEDFLKGEWTKISSTVNIVDVVLPPEPKTREQFLQYSCQLTLDPNTAHTRLSLSKRNRKVTTTRKAQPYPDHPDRFTNYCQVLCREGLSGCCYWEVELRGDVDTAVSYKDISRTGSDGGFGHNNKSWSLLCCSGGYWFRHNNVETKVSGPQSSRVGVYLDHKAGTLSFYSVSDTMTLLHRVQTTFTQTLYPGFSLTGTAKLVKL; this comes from the exons ATGGCTCagcagggagttctgctggaccaggaccagttctgttgttctgtctgtctggatctactgaaggaaccggtcaccatcccctgtggacacagttactgtaggagctgtattgaggaCTGCTGGGAtaaggatgttctgaaaggggtctatagctgtcctcagtgcagagagaccttcactccaaggcctaatctgaggaaaaataacatgttggctgagatggtggagaaactgaggaagacaggactccaggctgctccccctcctgctctgtgctgtgctggacctggagatgtggcgtgtgatgtctgcactgggaccagaaagcggaaagccctcatgtcctgtctgccatgtctggcctcttactgtgagactcacctcctaTCTCACTATgaatctcctgctttgaagaagcacaagctggtcaaagccaccgcacaactacaggagaagatctgctctcatcatgacaaactgctggaggtttactgtcgtaccgatcagcagtgtatctgttatcagtgtgtgatggatgaacataaaggccatgatacagtgtcagctgcagcagagaggactgagaaacag aggcagctggagatgagtcagcagaaggtccagcagagattccaggagagagagaaggagctgaaggagctccaacaggctgtgaagtctctcaag cgctctgcactggcagcagtggaggacagtgatcagatctttactgagctgatccgctccattgagagaaggcgctctgaggtgaaggagctgattttagcccaagagaaggctcaagtgagtcaagctgaaggactcctggagcaactgaagcaggagatagctgagctgaggaagagaagcactgagctggagcagctctcacacacagaggatcacatccatttcctccag agttaTCAGTcactctccagtatcagtgtatcttcagacttacccagcatcgttgtccgtcctcttcagtactttggagatgtgagtaagactgtgtctgaactgaaagagaaactagaagacttccttaaaggagaatggaccaagatctccagtacag tgaatatagtggatgtcgtactgcctccagagcccaagaccagagaacagtttttacaat attcctgtcagctcacactggacccaaacacagcacacacacgcctctctctgtctaaaaggaacagaaaggtgaccacTACACGCAAAGcccaaccatatcctgaccatccagacagatttacCAACTACtgtcaggttctgtgtagagagggtctgtctggatgctgttactgggaggtggagttgAGAGGTGATGTtgatacagcagtctcatataaagacatcagcagaacagggtcagatggtgGATTTGGacacaataacaagtcctggagtttactaTGCTGTAGTGGTGGTTATTGGttcagacacaataatgttgagactaaagtatcaggccctcagtcctccagagtaggagtgtacctggatcacaaggcaggtactctgtccttctacagtgtctctgacacaatgaccctcctccacagagtccagaccacattcactcagactCTCTATCCTGGGTTTAGTCTTACTGGTACTGCTAAGCTGGtaaaactgtag